One Carassius auratus strain Wakin chromosome 3, ASM336829v1, whole genome shotgun sequence genomic region harbors:
- the LOC113042439 gene encoding serotonin N-acetyltransferase-like isoform X1 yields MMAPQVVSSPFLKPFFLKTPLSVASSRRQRRHTLPASEFRNLTPQDAISVFEIEREAFISVSGECPLTLEEVLSFLGHCPELSLGWFEEGQLVAFIIGSGWDKDKLEQEAMTTHVPDSSTVHIHVLSVHRHCRQQGKGSILLWRYLQYLRCLPGLRRALLVCEEFLVPFYQKAGFKNKGLSAINVPALTFTEMEYQLGGLAYARRNSGC; encoded by the exons ATGATGGCACCGCAGGTCGTCAGCTCACCCTTCCTGAAGCCTTTCTTTCTGAAGACACCGCTGAGCGTCGCCAGTTCTCGACGGCAGAGACGACACACATTACCAGCCAGTGAGTTTCGTAATCTCACCCCACAGGATGCCATTAGTGTGtttgagatagagagagaag CATTCATCTCTGTTTCTGGTGAATGTCCACTCACCCTTGAAGAGGTGCTTAGTTTCCTGGGCCATTGTCCTGAGCTTTCGTTGGGATGGTTTGAAGAGGGCCAGCTGGTGGCTTTCATCATCGGATCTGGCTGGGACAAAGACAAACTAGAACAG GAGGCCATGACCACACACGTCCCAGACTCTTCCACGGTACACATCCACGTGTTGTCTGTGCACCGTCACTGTCGGCAGCAGGGCAAAGGCTCGATCTTGCTTTGGCGCTATCTGCAGTACCTGCGCTGTCTTCCCGGTCTCCGCCGAGCCCTGCTGGTCTGTGAGGAGTTCCTGGTGCCCTTCTACCAGAAAGCTGGCTTTAAGAATAAGGGTCTCTCTGCCATCAATGTGCCGGCTTTGACCTTCACAGAGATGGAGTATCAGCTTGGAGGCCTGGCTTATGCACGACGAAACAGCGGATGTTAG
- the LOC113042439 gene encoding serotonin N-acetyltransferase-like isoform X2: MMAPQVVSSPFLKPFFLKTPLSVASSRRQRRHTLPATFISVSGECPLTLEEVLSFLGHCPELSLGWFEEGQLVAFIIGSGWDKDKLEQEAMTTHVPDSSTVHIHVLSVHRHCRQQGKGSILLWRYLQYLRCLPGLRRALLVCEEFLVPFYQKAGFKNKGLSAINVPALTFTEMEYQLGGLAYARRNSGC; the protein is encoded by the exons ATGATGGCACCGCAGGTCGTCAGCTCACCCTTCCTGAAGCCTTTCTTTCTGAAGACACCGCTGAGCGTCGCCAGTTCTCGACGGCAGAGACGACACACATTACCAGCCA CATTCATCTCTGTTTCTGGTGAATGTCCACTCACCCTTGAAGAGGTGCTTAGTTTCCTGGGCCATTGTCCTGAGCTTTCGTTGGGATGGTTTGAAGAGGGCCAGCTGGTGGCTTTCATCATCGGATCTGGCTGGGACAAAGACAAACTAGAACAG GAGGCCATGACCACACACGTCCCAGACTCTTCCACGGTACACATCCACGTGTTGTCTGTGCACCGTCACTGTCGGCAGCAGGGCAAAGGCTCGATCTTGCTTTGGCGCTATCTGCAGTACCTGCGCTGTCTTCCCGGTCTCCGCCGAGCCCTGCTGGTCTGTGAGGAGTTCCTGGTGCCCTTCTACCAGAAAGCTGGCTTTAAGAATAAGGGTCTCTCTGCCATCAATGTGCCGGCTTTGACCTTCACAGAGATGGAGTATCAGCTTGGAGGCCTGGCTTATGCACGACGAAACAGCGGATGTTAG